The Papaver somniferum cultivar HN1 chromosome 3, ASM357369v1, whole genome shotgun sequence genome includes a region encoding these proteins:
- the LOC113361756 gene encoding RNA-directed DNA methylation 4-like isoform X1 codes for MAETTETPSPSSSPPPPDLDNIYPVVIRVKRKSIKNNNPIAEFCDWLEDEDDDERPLKRTSIDFEKLSISDPAEKKGLEIGGNGSPLKQSLVDFEKLSISGSNDKEECVESGSCSSKAKVEERRLPVRHCIASRMLQPSRHGNDAHAEQKWKRRERKKIPKKDVSINDICRRCDVLRVDDEEEMSKEADEISSADSELLYKFMPLLRECLPDVADNVQMEIQPYLFSKVLSL; via the exons ATGGCAGAAACTACTGAAACCCCTTCTCCTTCTTCATCTCCTCCTCCACCGGATTTAGACAACATATACCCTGTCGTCATTCGTGTCAAGCGAAAATCTATCAAGAACAACAACCCCATAGCTGAATTCTGTGATT ggttagaagatgaggatgatgatgaaagACCTCTTAAAAGAACTTCAATTGATTTTGAAAAGCTTTCCATCTCTGATCCAGCTGAGAAAAAGG GATTGGAAATTGGGGGAAATGGCTCACCTTTGAAACAATCGTTGGTGGATTTTGAGAAACTATCCATCTCTGGGTCAAATGATAAAGAAG AATGTGTAGAGAGTGGTAGTTGTAGCTCGAAAGCTAAAGTCGAGGAACGGAGATTGCCTGTCAGACATTGCATCGCAAGTAGAATGTTACAGCCTTCAAGACATGGCAAC GATGCACATGCTGAACAAAAATGGAAGCGGCGAGAACGAAAGAAAATTCCCAAGAAGGATGTCTCGATAAATGACATATGTCGTCGTTGTGATGTTCTGCGTGTGGATGATGAGGAAGAAATGTCAAAGGAGGCAGA TGAGATCTCATCGGCGGATAGTGAATTGCTTTATAAATTTATGCCTTTGTTAAGAGAGTGTCTTCCAGATGTGGCTGATAACGTTCAAATGGAAATTCAACCATACTTATTCTCCAAGGTGCTGTCGCTGTGA
- the LOC113361756 gene encoding RNA-directed DNA methylation 4-like isoform X2, which produces MAETTETPSPSSSPPPPDLDNIYPVVIRVKRKSIKNNNPIAEFCDWLEDEDDDERPLKRTSIDFEKLSISDPAEKKGLEIGGNGSPLKQSLVDFEKLSISGSNDKEESGSCSSKAKVEERRLPVRHCIASRMLQPSRHGNDAHAEQKWKRRERKKIPKKDVSINDICRRCDVLRVDDEEEMSKEADEISSADSELLYKFMPLLRECLPDVADNVQMEIQPYLFSKVLSL; this is translated from the exons ATGGCAGAAACTACTGAAACCCCTTCTCCTTCTTCATCTCCTCCTCCACCGGATTTAGACAACATATACCCTGTCGTCATTCGTGTCAAGCGAAAATCTATCAAGAACAACAACCCCATAGCTGAATTCTGTGATT ggttagaagatgaggatgatgatgaaagACCTCTTAAAAGAACTTCAATTGATTTTGAAAAGCTTTCCATCTCTGATCCAGCTGAGAAAAAGG GATTGGAAATTGGGGGAAATGGCTCACCTTTGAAACAATCGTTGGTGGATTTTGAGAAACTATCCATCTCTGGGTCAAATGATAAAGAAG AGAGTGGTAGTTGTAGCTCGAAAGCTAAAGTCGAGGAACGGAGATTGCCTGTCAGACATTGCATCGCAAGTAGAATGTTACAGCCTTCAAGACATGGCAAC GATGCACATGCTGAACAAAAATGGAAGCGGCGAGAACGAAAGAAAATTCCCAAGAAGGATGTCTCGATAAATGACATATGTCGTCGTTGTGATGTTCTGCGTGTGGATGATGAGGAAGAAATGTCAAAGGAGGCAGA TGAGATCTCATCGGCGGATAGTGAATTGCTTTATAAATTTATGCCTTTGTTAAGAGAGTGTCTTCCAGATGTGGCTGATAACGTTCAAATGGAAATTCAACCATACTTATTCTCCAAGGTGCTGTCGCTGTGA